ATAAAACAAGAGCGAGTGTAGTAGTGCATTAGCACATAAATAAATCTTAGGTAATATGCCTATGCTTTCAATGTACCTGCAACTCATCGGCAGAAAATGCGGTATCCACCATCTGCGAGAGGCAACACAGATAGCTAAGTAGGTCGTTATCACACCTTCACATAGATCAAGTGCATTTCCAGGCATGTGAAGAAAACTGTACCTCCGTGTCATCCATAAGCAAATAGGTCGCCATCTAAATCACAGGTAAGATAGACTCAATTAGGAACAGGTGATGCAGGATTTCCAAAACTTCAGTTGAATAAAAAGAGAATTTATACCTCCATTCCAGTCAGATTCATTGCTGCATCACTGTCCACCACCGTCTCGGCCTCAGATGTCCTGCACATCAGAACAAGTTACAGAACTTATGAACAAGCACAGTAATCAGTCAGTCAGTCAGTTATAAAAAACAAAATAGAGAACACAAAGGCATGCAGATCCAACAATCTCAATACATCAAAGAACCATACACATTATCTCCTGCCTTGCTTGGTGATGCAGTGCCTAGGACATCCCGAGGAGGTTCGGCTCCTAAATTGCACTTCTCCCTGTATCTCTGGCACGGAAGAGCAAAGCCAAGTGTTGAGATCCTGCACGGCGGAACGAAAACCCTCAAAATTAACTGATGAAGAGCTGCAAGAGGGCAGGAGGTACTTGGAAGTGGCTTTTTATGTTCCAGATTGTCAGGCCTGTGACTCCCATAGCTTCCATTCTCTGCTTCACCGCAGTTGGCTTCGCCTCTAAGGAATTGGGACAGTTGAACAGCACAGCATCAGTTTCATCGAGAAATTTCCGATCCAAGGAACAGAGAATGAATTGTTTGACATTGTCTGCTCAAAGTTCAAGAAACCAAACCATAGGGGCCTCCTTGATACTCTACAGCTTCCACGAAGATCTTATGGAGATCGTCGGTCCAGCGAAGTAAACTCCTTGTCGGCTGCATTGCCCTGAGTAGGCAGCTGGCCAGTATGCCTGACATGTAAGAAGAATCACTGTTTTCTGTCGGCTTGCCGTTGGACATCATTCTGCAAATCAAGCTCACCACGTGTCAGTAAAGATCAAGGAAATCAGAAAAGATTATATTGTGCAACTCTCTTTAGAAGCAAGGCATTGCAAACTGGCAAAAGGACAATACAGGATGGCTGTGTGCATCAGGATGATGCAGAAGCCGGGGTTATCCCCTTTCCGAAAAAAGAAGGATGCGTGCATTATGATGATGCAGTATGGCTGTGTGTTGAGATTCTGTAACTAAAAAGACAGAATCAATCGTAAATTTGTATATTTCGTTAACGTGGGCATGTGCCCATATAGATAcagaaaatatttccaaatacaAAGTGGAGATCAAGCAGAACATCAATTCTCTGGCATCCTATATTAGAAAAAAGAATGCACTAAAATACCATAAGAGAAACTAAAACAAATTGTGATGCTCATACCAGTATGTGCGAGGAAGCAAAAGGAACCGGGAATGTATGTCATACCATTAGCGAGAAGAGTGAGTGATAGTGTCCTTCTCTATAAAGCCAGTCACCCTTTTATACAGTTCTCGTAAGAGACTAACATAACTCATCACAATTCACAGTTGCTTTGTATGGATGGAAAGGTTGGCAGAGAAGTAAAGCTTTCTCAAAAGGGTTGGTAAGGAAGCAACAAGGATGATTATCTAATATGAGCATACGCTGCCAAATCCACGAATGGTGCACATCACATTAACTTATCAGGAATGTGATAGAGAAGTAAATAACCAGAATGATAATTTAGGTGCAGTAGTAAGTTTTGAGGTTGACTTATCAGGCAATCTGGATGTGTGACATGTGATCAAAGTCCTATCCTATTACGCCAAACACCTAGCAGCAAGGTAGCAGCATGCCAGCATGAGTGCATGACCATGTCCTGTCGTTGCAATGCCATCCTACATGCCTTTCAATGAAAAAAATGTTGTACAAACATAATAAATTGATCATAGGTGCTTAATTGCACGACGAACTCGCCCCAACAGATAAGTTAGGCAAGACTACACAAGTTATAGGAAGTACCGAAGTAGCAAGGAAAAATGGCTTCAGCCTTAATGTGTAGGTGCATAGATGTATCATGGGCTCCTCTTGCATTGAAAATGCAACATGCAACTAGATCACAAGGTCCATAAATAATCCAGTGAACTGTGAATGATTCAATCAATGACAATAAATTTGATGAGGTTTAATCAAATTACATGTATTGTATATATGAGGAGTACATTGTTGTGCTCTCAAGATGCCCTCAGTGATACATCCTATTTTTACAGGAAAAGAATGGACTTCTAAAATATGATAACAAGAATATCCCTAGGTTTCTTCTGGGTTGGAAGATGGCAGTAAGAAAACTAATCCTCGGCAACATACTTGTTCCTACGAGCACCAAAAGCAATTCTCTGCAAATAAAATCAGGAAGAATGATTATCACAGTAAATTTGACATTGGTTGGGGATGTCCAAGATTAATAAAAGACCCTCCCCAGGTTTCAGATAGTTCTTACTGAAAATATTCTGGAGTAGGCTTTCAAGCCTGTGAGAAAGCGAATGTAAGTCGGCTTCATGGATTGCTTGGTAGGGATTTCTCTGATGTTTGGAACAAGGTAATCCGCAACCTATTTTAATAGTCAACATGATTATTATATTACCATATTACCAAACAGATCATATGATAAAAAAGTGTAAAATAACATTAAAGGCAGGTAAGCTGAATCATTAACAGATATCCATCGCAAATGAACCTAGAGGATACCGCTCATTTGCTGTACAAAGAAAACATGTCTGTCATGGACAGACTAAGATTTTTAAGCTAAGTTATAAGCTTCGTAAGCTAATTTTGACAATTTATATTAGATTAACTTTCTTTTTCAGAACTTCAGATCGACACATTTGATAACACATGTCTGCCTTGCAACATCATATGAAGAACTTGAAGTTACCACTTTTTAACTTTGTTAAAGCAAGCACAAAAGGTTAACAGCCCTTCAACAACGACCAAATCACAAATTTCAGGAATGTATAAACAAGTCTGGAGACCACGTTCAAGCTAAGTGGTCGGACTCTTCTACACATCAAATGGACACAGGCCTAAAGCAGCTAAAAATGATTACTACTGCAGCCGAACATAAGCTTTAGAGTTTAGAAGAAGAGTCAACATTGTTCTGGAGGAAAAGGACCAATGGCCCTGTAAAAAAAAACAGGAACAATGGCATAGCTCTCACCACATCAGGAGTTTCAGCTAATATATTGATGAAAAACTTTGCCTGCCATCAGTAAAATTCACAATTTAGTAACCATGAATTATCTTATCAACaatggcaaaaagaaaaagaatgtCAGAAAGAAATTGTGTCTATCCCTTACTTGCTTTGTGGTAGCACCAGACATAAGAAGATCAGTCGTAACCATGCCAGGCTGCAAAAATTAGTTATGTACTTACTGTTAGTGTGTGACTATCCTTTTCAGAGTTATACACAGAACTTAGAAACAAAAGGCGGTCATTTACTTATACGGATATTCCATTGACCAATACTTACAAACTTACACAAACTAGTTAGTTAAACCACACCCAACTTCTAATTATCTTTATGCGAGAGAATAGTTAGGAACTCTAGAATAGTAAAAGATAACTAAAGAAAGGGTGGAGCCATATACCGATAAATTATGCACCACGACATTATTCACTTCATTCATCTGCAACTCAGCCTGCAAAAAGAATCATGTTATCTTCTCCACACAGTTTCTAATAATGCTGCAAAGCTGTGACCTGCACCAGTATACTGCCTTGATTTATTTTGCTTGCTTGTACTTTATGTCTTCTCTTTTGGGTTCTCACAGTTTTTGTGGAGTTTCATCCCTAGGCTACCCCAATTTGCTTGGGacaaaaggctttgttgttgttgtggaAATAAATGTAAACTTAATAAAAATTCATGCCACTGAGCCAAGTTCGAGCACACAGCAATAAATTGCCTATTATTTTCTCTATGGATGATTACAGCTTTACGATGTCCCAGATATGAGTTTGTGGCAGTGATTAATGAGCAACTACTTGGGAATTTAACATGGCTCTAAATATTGATAAAACAGTAGTTATCTCATTGTACTGCTGAATGGTTGTGCTTCGAGGCTATCGACAATTTCATGAGGTTACAATACAGCAAATAGTTCATTATTTCAAAATGCTTCATTGGAACTGCTCAAACAGAAACTAATCATTTCAGGTTAAATCGTCACACATGTTATCTTTACCTGTAGAGACTTTGTAAGGTGCACCACACTTCTCTTCGTTGCACCATAAGCGGCAAACCTGGTGATTATAATAATAATTACTTAAAATTCAAGACTACTAGTTCACCAAAAGATGATTGAGTCTGTCTTCTTAGTATTTCGTTTTGTCACAACTTTCATTTAATACAAATAACTGATACTGCCATATGGCCATGCAAATTCAGTATGTCAAGTACAATACACACATGTGGAGAAGAACAAATGGATATACTTATATCAGCGTCAAAAGAACAGGATATATAACACTATGTTCAATTCCACAGGTTCAAACTATATGAGCAGTTAAACGAAATCATGTGACAGCACACTCAGCTGAGTATCCAGAATTTACAACATATGAGAGAACAAACGGAAATGGTACCTTGGGGTTGGCCTTCCATCAGAGCCAGCACCATCAATGTTAAATATGTGACCACCTCGAGGTTGGTTCCACATCATATTTATTGCCTAAGATGGCAAGACGATGAGTGTTGGAATTCTTCAGCAGTCACCATGCTATACGACAAATATCTAATATTGAGTGGAAAGTAATACCTCGCGACAACATAGCATCAATCCAAGAGTGTTAGTGGTGATCACCTCACTGTTAAATCAAAGAAAAGGGTCAATGAATTATTGGCACTCGAGGTGCAACTGAATGAAGGTGTGCTTGTTCAAGCCTTGTCAATATAGAGATAGAGAATTACATTAGAGCCTCATCAGAGGTTTCCACCAAAGGTTTGTAACTATATGCATTTGATCCGGCATTGTTGATCTGCATCAATAGAAATAATTCATaagaaattccaaaaaaaattatgaCATAACAGAGCCCGTCAATTTAACGCATGAACATTAAACAGTTAAGGAAAGCTGAGTATCAATTTCCAAGCACAACAATGTGGATTGCACACCACAATTCCTACAACAAGCACCGAACTATCAAATATTTCAAATAAGGGAAACTATGCAGTGAGCATCAGTGTCATTTCATAGCAAGTGGTTGTCATAGTTGTACCAAAAAAGAACGAACACGAATAAAAGTGCATGTGCAATGCAAGTGTTTGGTGAGGGAGGGGTAACTATGTACCCAAATATCAATATACTCCAGCTTGTCACGCGCAAAATCCACAAGCGCCTTCACATCCTTTCCTTCTCTAACATCACAGACAGTCCCCTATCATAGCACAAAAAAAGGAGACAATAGAGACTATGGAGTTAAACGTGTTGCACTGTACTATTTTGACGATTTTTATGAACAAAACTTGAATGAAAATATAGGGACCAAGTAGGTCAGCAGTAGGTACCAACACATGTTGCTCTCCAAATTCTTTTTTCAAGTCATTTGTTACAGATTCTACCCTTTCAGCTGTAGAGGATAAAGTAGACTGCATGTCAAGAAAAGACTAAGCTGGTATAAATTGGAACTTGCACGTGTCCATTTCATTCTTTATGGAAGTTGTCTCAATAATATCAAAACATTTAATTTGTTTGTCATTTAGAACAATCATTAAAAGCCTCTTTGAACAGATCAATGATCTAAAAGAGTTGGAACCTACCTAAACGCGGATCGTATATTATTACAATATAAGTGCGGGAACTGCTAAAGCAGATCGATTTGACATGCATCTTAAACATCAATTTGTTTTATGAAACACCTAAAGAAAAGTAACAATTAAAAGCAGGTGTTTATTTCTAACCTGATCTTGAGCATATTACAACATTATCACCAGCCTTGAGGAACTTCCTTGCCAGCGCGTATCCTATACCTGTTGAAGAACGTGCATCCAGAGGTCACTGAGCAAGCAAGACCTTACAAATGTTAACTGAAGCCAATACAATTTCCACATGTGATGTATGCCTCTATCATCCTCTACAATCTACGCCACGATTGGATATCAAATCAATCCTGTCCCCAGTTTCAAGCTCAGCCATCCGTCCATTGATTGATTCAGCACAACTCTTGTTCAGAGAAACAAAATCGCTGTGAAACGAACAAAGGCAGCACCTTTGGTGGAACCGGTGATGAGGACATTGTAAGGAGGCGCCATGGGCTCCCTCCGCGGCGGTCCGCCGGCACCACCGGGAAGAGCCTCCGCCCGGAACCACCCCACCGATccccagggccggcccctcgccgccAGCCCGCGCTGCCACGGGCGGCCGGGGAAGAAGGCTGCGTCGGAGGGTGGTGCGCGGGACGGTGCCGGGCCCGCGCGGGCGGCCGCCCGGAGCGGGAGCGAGGCGGCGACGGTGGCCATCCGGGATTCCGGAGGAGACGGAGGaggcgcgagcgagcgagcgggcGTGCGACGCGTGCTCGCCGAGATAACGAACCGGGGAGAGAGTGGCGTGCCCGACGGCGCGATGGCCCGCACGTCAGCGTCGGCGAGCGGTCCGGCGTCCGCAAACTCTCGGGTTCAGTTGTCGTCTTCCTCGTCTCCTTTTTCATTCCCCGACGAacaagttttcatttttctttttgatATATATAAACGCCGATTACACCATGCCTTCTGAAAAATCGGATTAAATTTGTAGAGTTTTAAGAAAGAAAAAATTGAGCCGGAGAGTTTTAAGATTGATGAAACCATCACAGACGCTTCGTTGTCGATAAAAATGTCGCTTCTCACTGAAATAATAATCCACACCAATGGAACGCCACATTGTCAATTCAGTCATTTGGACATCTGCATAATCATCCAACCACAGGCTAATCATCAGTTTTAAAATATTAAAGATTATCATTGGTTTGCATTGAAGGAGTATGTAGAACTTTTGCTCAAATGAAAGTCTATAAGAACAGAAAAAGCTAAATTCTGAATCTATTTTTGCATTTAGCCTGGGTCGACATCACAAGACCAGTGAAGGAGTCTTGCACGAAAGGTTTGGTTTTATGGACCGTAGTATAGTGTGGTGTGCATTCGTCGCATTCCGAGTACCGGGTCAGGTAGGTGATCCATGGGTTTGAGCAAAATAGCTCGATCGATCACGGCCACAAAAATTCAATGTAACAAGAAGGTAGGCAGTCAAAAGGACTAGAGAGAGCTTGTACCCCTTCGCTCGCACGCAAGGGCACCGGCTGCTAGGGTCTCCCGTGGCTTTCGTTCACTCCGACGCTATTCTGCCTTGTGTCTCCCGTGTCCTTAAGGTCGTGAAGGTGTGGTGGATCCCGGGCCTTGCCGGCAGAAGAGTTCTGTATTTTTTTATTAGGGCTTGGGTCCTCCTCATAGAGGTGTAGCGGTGGTGGCtctttgaagatggaataaggttctccccaccTAGATCCTATTTCGGCGGTGCTTGTAGCGTCGCCGAAGGGTTTGGGAAGGTTTGTGACCGATGGTTCTCGTGGAATTCGGTCGGCGTTTGTTTTCGGTGGATCCATGTGGATTGATCTTCGTTTGTCTATGTTTGTGTGTCTACGGGTTGGATCATTgtgatctacgcttctcttcatcggtTGCAGTTGTTGTTCTCGTGCGCTGGTCCTATAGGGTAATAACACGACGACCTCCTGACTATCTACTGCAACGAGATATGTCCAGCTTGAATGAGGGAGGGGTGATGATGGTGACACGCTTTCGGTTCACTCCAATGCTTGTAGTCATCGTTGGGTGGTATACGAATCTGAATGTATTTTTACTTCTGGTATTCTTTATACTACCTTGATATTGATAAATAGATGTGAAGTTTTTCCAAAAAAAAGGGATTAGAGAGAAGTATGTTTTTGTCCCTCGAGTGAAAGTCCTTTGTATTGAACTCATCTTTGATTCCTTTGTCGTTCTTGGTCTTAGGTTGCTCCAAAACACCTGCAgacacaagaaaacaaataaagctAGTGAAAACCAAATAAGATCACAAATGTCCAATGCTCACAATGAAAAAGCAAAAATCAATAATTATTATATAGACACATTTTTAGTTTAAATGGGACATAACATATGAAGAGAACATGAAGATGAGCTCTAAAAATGCTTAAAATATAGAGCCATCATCTAAGCCTCCGCGCGCTCGAGCCCGAGCCTCCTCCGGCATCGTCGAAACACGTTGCTCGACGCTCGCATCAATGCCGATCGCGAGTCGTCTACGTGGACCAGCCTGTGATGCTTAGGGAGACCACTCACGGGGAGACAGCGCCATTGGGTGAGGGCCTTCCCCGGCCGCGGAGAAGTCGCCTTGGCACCAGCCTCGGGGTGGAAAGGGTGCACGTCACTGTCTGCGACCGCCACCATAGCCGGTCGCTGCCACCGCGACCGCATGGAGATCGAGATGCAGTGAGGAGGAGCGCCTAGCCGATATGGAATCTGATGGTGTTTGCTACctattgagcttgtgttggttttttcccttgaagaggaaagagtgatgcaacaaagtagagtaagtatttcccttagcttttgagaactaaggtatcaatccagtgggagacaacgcgcaagccaccggtggcctgcacaaacaaacaccaacttgcacccgaCGCGGCAAAGGGGTtaccaatcccttcacggttatttgcaaagtgagatctgatagagatggataacggtaaagtaatatttttgtatttttggtttatgaaacgaaaagtaaaagattgaaaagaaagtaaataggaaactaaaattatagattgggaacttatatgatggaaagtagacccgggggccataggtttcactagaggcttctctcaagatagaaaatattacggtgggtgaacaaattactaccgagcaattgataaaaaaacgcaaagttatgatgatatctaaggcaatgatcatgaatgtaggcatcatgtccatgtcaagtagactgaaacgattctgcatctactactattactccacacatcgaccgactcctgcctgtatctagagtattaagttcatgaagaacagagtaacgcattaagtaagatgacatgatgtagcgggataaactcaag
Above is a window of Triticum aestivum cultivar Chinese Spring chromosome 6B, IWGSC CS RefSeq v2.1, whole genome shotgun sequence DNA encoding:
- the LOC123138406 gene encoding chlorophyll(ide) b reductase NOL, chloroplastic yields the protein MATVAASLPLRAAARAGPAPSRAPPSDAAFFPGRPWQRGLAARGRPWGSVGWFRAEALPGGAGGPPRREPMAPPYNVLITGSTKGIGYALARKFLKAGDNVVICSRSAERVESVTNDLKKEFGEQHVLGTVCDVREGKDVKALVDFARDKLEYIDIWINNAGSNAYSYKPLVETSDEALIEVITTNTLGLMLCCREAINMMWNQPRGGHIFNIDGAGSDGRPTPRFAAYGATKRSVVHLTKSLQAELQMNEVNNVVVHNLSPGMVTTDLLMSGATTKQAKFFINILAETPDVVADYLVPNIREIPTKQSMKPTYIRFLTGLKAYSRIFSRIAFGARRNKYVAED
- the LOC123138407 gene encoding protein PHR1-LIKE 3, giving the protein MMSNGKPTENSDSSYMSGILASCLLRAMQPTRSLLRWTDDLHKIFVEAVEYQGGPYEAKPTAVKQRMEAMGVTGLTIWNIKSHFQRYREKCNLGAEPPRDVLGTASPSKAGDNVTSEAETVVDSDAAMNLTGMEMATYLLMDDTEMVDTAFSADELQMMEKELMNAIQA